One genomic window of Oryctolagus cuniculus chromosome 11, mOryCun1.1, whole genome shotgun sequence includes the following:
- the MPST gene encoding 3-mercaptopyruvate sulfurtransferase isoform X2, with product MAEPGGLEPEIRACSPSDTMAAPQLFRALVSAQWVAEALRAPRAGQPLQLLDASWYLPKLGRDARREFEERHIPGAAFFDIDQCSDRTSPYDHMLPGAEQFAEYAGRLGVGAATHVVVYDASEQGLYAAPRVWWMFRAFGHRTVSLLDGGLRHWLRQGLPLGSGKSHPAPAEFHAQLDPAFVKTYEDIKENLEARRFQVVDARAAGRFQGTEPEPRDGIEPGHIPGTVNIPFTEFMTPEGLEKSPEEIQRLFQEKKVDLSRPLVATCGSGVTACHVALGAYLCGKPDVPIYDGSWVEWFMRARPEDIISEGRGKTH from the exons aTGGCGGAGCCGGGAGGCCTGGAGCCCGAGATCCGG GCCTGCAGCCCGAGTGACACCATGGCCGCCCCGCAGCTCTTCCGCGCACTCGTGTCGGCGCAGTGGGTGGCCGAGGCGCTGCGGGCCCCGCGCGCCGGGCAGCCGCTGCAGCTACTCGACGCCTCCTGGTACCTGCCCAAGCTGGGCCGCGACGCGCGCCGCGAGTTCGAGGAGCGCCACATCCCGGGCGCCGCCTTCTTCGACATCGACCAGTGCAGCGACCGCACGTCGCCCTACGACCACATGCTGCCCGGCGCCGAGCAGTTCGCGGAGTACGCGGGCCGCCTGGGCGTGGGCGCGGCCACGCACGTCGTGGTCTACGACGCCAGCGAGCAAGGCCTGTACGCGGCGCCGCGGGTCTGGTGGATGTTCCGCGCCTTCGGCCACCGCACCGTGTCGCTGCTCGACGGCGGCCTGCGCCACTGGCTGCGCCAAGGCCTCCCGCTCGGCTCAGGCAAGAGCCACCCCGCGCCCGCTGAGTTCCACGCGCAGCTCGACCCCGCCTTCGTCAAGACCTACGAGGACATCAAGGAGAACCTGGAAGCCCGGCGCTTCCAAGTGGTGGACGCCCGCGCCGCTGGCCGCTTCCAGGGCACGGAGCCTGAGCCCCGAGACG GCATCGAACCCGGCCACATCCCCGGCACCGTGAACATCCCCTTTACAGAGTTCATGACCCCAGAGGGCCTGGAGAAGAGCCCGGAGGAGATCCAGCGCCTGTTCCAGGAGAAGAAGGTGGACCTGTCCCGGCCGCTCGTGGCCACCTGCGGCTCGGGCGTCACCGCCTGCCACGTGGCCCTGGGGGCCTACCTGTGTGGCAAGCCCGATGTGCCCATCTATGACGGCTCCTGGGTGGAGTGGTTCATGCGTGCCCGACCTGAGGACATCATCTCGGAGGGCCGGGGGAAGACGCACTGA
- the MPST gene encoding 3-mercaptopyruvate sulfurtransferase isoform X1 — translation MAAPQLFRALVSAQWVAEALRAPRAGQPLQLLDASWYLPKLGRDARREFEERHIPGAAFFDIDQCSDRTSPYDHMLPGAEQFAEYAGRLGVGAATHVVVYDASEQGLYAAPRVWWMFRAFGHRTVSLLDGGLRHWLRQGLPLGSGKSHPAPAEFHAQLDPAFVKTYEDIKENLEARRFQVVDARAAGRFQGTEPEPRDGIEPGHIPGTVNIPFTEFMTPEGLEKSPEEIQRLFQEKKVDLSRPLVATCGSGVTACHVALGAYLCGKPDVPIYDGSWVEWFMRARPEDIISEGRGKTH, via the exons ATGGCCGCCCCGCAGCTCTTCCGCGCACTCGTGTCGGCGCAGTGGGTGGCCGAGGCGCTGCGGGCCCCGCGCGCCGGGCAGCCGCTGCAGCTACTCGACGCCTCCTGGTACCTGCCCAAGCTGGGCCGCGACGCGCGCCGCGAGTTCGAGGAGCGCCACATCCCGGGCGCCGCCTTCTTCGACATCGACCAGTGCAGCGACCGCACGTCGCCCTACGACCACATGCTGCCCGGCGCCGAGCAGTTCGCGGAGTACGCGGGCCGCCTGGGCGTGGGCGCGGCCACGCACGTCGTGGTCTACGACGCCAGCGAGCAAGGCCTGTACGCGGCGCCGCGGGTCTGGTGGATGTTCCGCGCCTTCGGCCACCGCACCGTGTCGCTGCTCGACGGCGGCCTGCGCCACTGGCTGCGCCAAGGCCTCCCGCTCGGCTCAGGCAAGAGCCACCCCGCGCCCGCTGAGTTCCACGCGCAGCTCGACCCCGCCTTCGTCAAGACCTACGAGGACATCAAGGAGAACCTGGAAGCCCGGCGCTTCCAAGTGGTGGACGCCCGCGCCGCTGGCCGCTTCCAGGGCACGGAGCCTGAGCCCCGAGACG GCATCGAACCCGGCCACATCCCCGGCACCGTGAACATCCCCTTTACAGAGTTCATGACCCCAGAGGGCCTGGAGAAGAGCCCGGAGGAGATCCAGCGCCTGTTCCAGGAGAAGAAGGTGGACCTGTCCCGGCCGCTCGTGGCCACCTGCGGCTCGGGCGTCACCGCCTGCCACGTGGCCCTGGGGGCCTACCTGTGTGGCAAGCCCGATGTGCCCATCTATGACGGCTCCTGGGTGGAGTGGTTCATGCGTGCCCGACCTGAGGACATCATCTCGGAGGGCCGGGGGAAGACGCACTGA
- the TST gene encoding thiosulfate sulfurtransferase, whose product MVQQVLYRALVSTKWLAESVRAGKVGPGLRVLDASWYSPGTRQARQEYQERHVPGASFFDIEECRDTASPYEMMLPSEAGFADYVGRLGISNDTHVVVYDGDHLGSFYAPRVWWMFRVFGHRMVSVLNGGFRNWLKEGHPVTSEPSRPEPAVFKATLDRSLLKTYEQVLENLQSKRFQLVDSRAQGRYLGTEPEPDAVGLGSGHIRGSLNMPFMDFLTPEGFEKSPEELRAMFQAKQVDLSQPLIATCRKGVTACHIALAAYLCGKPDVAVYDGSWSEWFRRAPPDTRVSQGKGGKA is encoded by the exons ATGGTTCAGCAGGTGCTCTACCGGGCGCTGGTCTCCACCAAGTGGCTGGCGGAGTCGGTCCGGGCCGGCAAGGTGGGGCCTGGCCTGCGAGTACTGGACGCGTCTTGGTACTCCCCGGGCACCCGCCAGGCCCGCCAGGAGTACCAGGAGCGGCATGTGCccggtgcctccttctttgacatCGAGGAGTGCCGGGACACGGCGTCGCCCTACGAGATGATGCTGCCCAGTGAGGCGGGCTTTGCTGACTACGTGGGCCGGCTGGGCATCAGCAACGACACCCACGTGGTGGTCTATGATGGCGACCACCTGGGCAGCTTCTACGCCCCGCGGGTCTGGTGGATGTTCCGCGTGTTCGGCCACCGCATGGTGTCAGTGCTCAATGGTGGCTTCCGGAACTGGCTGAAGGAGGGCCACCCGGTGACCTCAGAGCCCTCCCGGCCTGAGCCGGCTGTTTTCAAAGCCACCCTGGACCGCTCCCTGCTCAAGACGTATGAGCAGGTGCTGGAGAACCTGCAGTCTAAGAGGTTCCAGCTGGTGGATTCCCGGGCCCAGGGGCGGTACCTGGGCACCGAACCGGAGCCGGATGCAGTAG GCCTGGGCTCGGGCCACATCCGCGGCTCACTCAACATGCCCTTCATGGACTTCCTGACGCCTGAAGGCTTCGAGAAGAGCCCGGAAGAGCTGCGCGCCATGTTCCAGGCCAAGCAGGTGGACCTCTCGCAGCCCCTCATCGCCACCTGCCGCAAGGGGGTCACTGCCTGCCACATCGCCCTGGCCGCCTACCTCTGCGGCAAGCCCGATGTGGCCGTCTATGACGGCTCCTGGTCTGAGTGGTTCCGCCGGGCGCCCCCAGACACCCGGGTGTCTCAGGGCAAGGGTGGGAAGGCCTGA